The window GCGGTCAGGGTGCCTTTCACGAGGGTGCGCTGCATCTTGTAGTCGGTGTCCATCGCGAACTTGAGCTGCTCGTAGTCGTTGACGCCACTGAACTGCCATTCGTAGGCGGCGTCGGCGTGTTCGAGGTTCGTGATGGGGCAGTACGCGGACACCGCGTAGATGGCGGTGCTGGCGGGCGCGGCGCCGAGGGCCTTGAGGTAAGGCTGGTAGTCGCGGTTGTCGCCGCTCGCGCCGAGCAGGGCGGAGAGGGCGCCGCCGGCGCTCGTGCCGTTCGAGACGATGCGTTCCGCGTTGCCGGGCATCCGGGCGTCGTTGAAGTGCAGGTACGCGACGGCGGCCTTGAGGTCCACGATGGCGGCGGGCGCCTTGCCGGTGAAGCGGCCGCTGGCGTCCTTGCCCGTCCGGCCGCGCGCGCCGGGCGAGGCGACGACGTAGCCGTGCGCGAGGGCCGCCCTGATCGCGTCGCCGCCCATGTTCGCGGTGGGCGTGCCGGGCAGGCCGGGCATGTAGCCGCCCACCTCGTTCGGCAGGAAGATGGGCGCGGTCGAGGCCGTGTACCCGCCGACGCTCTGCCCGGCGAAGTACTGCACCGGCACGTAGACGTTCATGCTCTGGTACTTGCGGTCGACGGGGTTCGTGACGTACAGGATGTTCTCGTACGCGCGGTACTGCACGGTCCGGCCGTCCACGACGACGCTGCCGAGCGTGTACTTCTGCGCGTCGAACGTCAGGCTGGACGGGGTGGCGGCAGCGGCTGGCGCGCCGGCGCCGCCGGCAGCCACCTGGCCGAGGAGGGCCGCACCGAGGAGTGCAGTACTGAGGGCGGCGAGGGCCGGGACAACTTGACGGCGGGTGTTCATGGGTTCACCTCGGACGGTGTGGAGAGAAGGGCCGGTGGCCGGGCGTGTCGGTCCCGGGGCGGGAGCGATCGCCTTCAGCGTAGGAGGACCGTGTAACGATCCTGTAAGTGCGCAGCGGGCGAACGGCCGGGAGAGGGCTTCTCCTGGCCGTTCGCTGGGCTGCTGGTCGGGGCTGTGGCACCGGTGGGGCGGGCAGTTCAAGGTCCGCTGAAGGTCCCTTCAACGTCGTGTCAATTCCGCCGCACCTTTCGGACGGGCGGTGAGGTTACGCTGCAGGCATGAAGCAGACGACGTTCCTGATCCTGATGTTGGCGCTGGTGCTGGCGGTGCTGGCGATCCCGCTGCTCTTCGCGTTCACGCCTGCCGGGATCAGCTGCTGCGTCGCGGCGATGCTTCTGGCGATCCTGGCTGTGCCGGACCTCGCCAGCCAGGACGATCAGGCAGCGCAGGAACCGGTCCGCGGCTGAAGTTCAGCGGCTGCAGGTCAGGTCGATGCGGAAGCTGGGGTCCGGCACGCTGAATTTCGCTTTGATGCCGGTGGGCGCCGTGACTTCCAGCAGGAACTTCTGCGGGGGCGTCCCGTTGACGGTC of the Deinococcus aquiradiocola genome contains:
- a CDS encoding subtype B tannase, whose protein sequence is MNTRRQVVPALAALSTALLGAALLGQVAAGGAGAPAAAATPSSLTFDAQKYTLGSVVVDGRTVQYRAYENILYVTNPVDRKYQSMNVYVPVQYFAGQSVGGYTASTAPIFLPNEVGGYMPGLPGTPTANMGGDAIRAALAHGYVVASPGARGRTGKDASGRFTGKAPAAIVDLKAAVAYLHFNDARMPGNAERIVSNGTSAGGALSALLGASGDNRDYQPYLKALGAAPASTAIYAVSAYCPITNLEHADAAYEWQFSGVNDYEQLKFAMDTDYKMQRTLVKGTLTAAQIAVSNDLKAQFIPYLNGLHLRNGAQPLTLDASGNGTFRTYVASLIRDSAQKALDAGTDLSKVTYLTVKDGRVTDVDFGAYARSILRMKTPAAFDGLSLENGENDEFGTATVAARHFTAYSQQHTAVPATQADPLTVKLMNPMAYVQAPGTRTAAHWRIRVGTADKDTSLAVSAILATTLRASGRSVDYALPWNVPHSGDYDLPELFRWIDTAVK